A genomic region of Oryza glaberrima chromosome 1, OglaRS2, whole genome shotgun sequence contains the following coding sequences:
- the LOC127761933 gene encoding cysteine proteinase inhibitor 1, which produces MRKYRVAGLVAALLVLHSLATPSAQAEAHRAGGEGEEKMSSDGGPVLGGVEPVGNENDLHLVDLARFAVTEHNKKANSLLEFEKLVSVKQQVVAGTLYYFTIEVKEGDAKKLYEAKVWEKPWMDFKELQEFKPVDASANA; this is translated from the exons ATGCGGAAATATCGAGTCGCCGGATTGGTAGCCGCCCTGCTCGTGCTGCACTCGCTAGCCACGCCGTCCGCTCAGGCCGAGGCGCATCGCGCggggggagaaggggaggagaagatgtCGAGCGACGGAGGGCCGGTGCTTGGCGGCGTCGAGCCGGTGGGGAACGAGAACGACCTCCACCTCGTCGACCTCGCCCGCTTCGCCGTCACCGAGCACAACAAGAAGGCC AATTCTCTGCTGGAGTTCGAGAAGCTTGTGAGTGTGAAGCAGCAAGTTGTCGCTGGCACTTTGTACTATTTCACAATTGAGGTGAAGGAAGGGGATGCCAAGAAGCTCTATGAAGCTAAGGTCTGGGAGAAACCATGGATGGACTTCAAGGAGCTCCAGGAGTTCAAGCCTGTCGATGCCAGTGCAAATGCCTAA
- the LOC127762628 gene encoding WAT1-related protein At5g07050-like, translating to MASSPCGGFLEKAKPYFAMICLQFGYAGMNVITKVSLNHGMSHYVLVVYRHAFATISIAPFALLLERKVRPKMTWSVFLQIFVLALLGPVIDQNFYYAGLKFTGPTFACAMSNILPAMTFVMAVIFRMEKVDLKKVRCQAKVAGTLVTVAGAMMMTLYKGPLMQMAWTSHVQAPHGHGAEAPAAAAAVDPSGREWFLGSLFVIIATLAWASLFILQAHTLKKYSAPLSLTTLICFVGTLQAIVVTFAMEHRPSVWAIGFDMNLLAAAYAGIVTSSIAYYVQGLVIQKTGPVFASAFSPLMMIIVAGMGSFILAEKIYLGGVLGAVLIVVGLYSVLWGKHKETQEQDAAMMELPVASKGNDAEFTAATVVGDDDDDDDDDDDDDDAADCKKANGVKKSSSSNEQGASAV from the exons ATGGCCTCCTCCCCCTGCGGCGGCTTCCTCGAGAAGGCCAAGCCCTACTTCGCCATGATCTGCCTGCAGTTCGGCTACGCCGGCATGAACGTGATCACCAAGGTCTCCCTCAACCACGGCATGAGCCACTACGTGCTCGTCGTCTACCGCCACGCCTTCGCCACCATCTCCATCGCACccttcgccctcctcctcgagaG GAAGGTGAGGCCCAAGATGACGTGGTCGGTGTTCCTCCAGATCTTCGTCCTGGCACTGCTCGG GCCTGTGATCGATCAGAACTTCTACTACGCCGGCCTCAAGTTCACCGGGCCAACCTTCGCATGCGCCATGAGCAACATCCTCCCCGCCATGACCTTCGTGATGGCCGTAATCTTCAG GATGGAGAAGGTTGACCTGAAGAAGGTGAGGTGCCAGGCAAAGGTGGCCGGGACGCTGGTGACGGTGGCCGGCGCGATGATGATGACGCTGTACAAGGGCCCGCTGATGCAGATGGCGTGGACGAGCCACGTGCAGGCGCCGCACGGCCACGGCGCGgaggcgcccgccgccgccgccgccgtcgacccgtCGGGCAGGGAGTGGTTCCTCGGTTCGCTGTTCGTCATCatcgccaccctcgcctgggcCTCGCTCTTCATCCTGCAGGCGCACACCCTCAAGAAGTACTCGGCGCCGCTCTCTCTCACCACGCTCATCTGCTTCGTCGGCACCCTCCAGGCCATCGTCGTCACCTTCGCCATGGAGCACCGCCCCTCCGTCTGGGCCATCGGCTTCGACATgaacctcctcgccgccgcttaCGCC GGCATCGTGACGTCGAGCATCGCGTACTACGTGCAGGGGCTGGTGATCCAGAAGACAGGGCCGGTGTTCGCATCGGCGTTCAGTCCGCTGATGATGATCATCGTGGCCGGCATGGGCTCCTTCATCCTCGCCGAGAAGATATACCtcggcggcgtcctcggcgCCGTCCTGATCGTGGTCGGGCTCTACTCCGTGCTCTGGGGCAAGCACAAGGAGACCCAGGAGCAGGACGCGGCCATGATGGAGCTTCCAGTGGCCTCTAAGGGAAACGACGCCGAgttcaccgccgccaccgttgttggagacgacgacgacgacgacgacgacgacgacgacgacgacgacgcggcggactGCAAGAAAGCAAATGGAGTGAAAAAGTCGTCATCCTCCAACGAGCAAGGAGCTAGTGCAGTTTGA
- the LOC127760381 gene encoding LOW QUALITY PROTEIN: cytochrome P450 CYP94D108 (The sequence of the model RefSeq protein was modified relative to this genomic sequence to represent the inferred CDS: deleted 1 base in 1 codon; substituted 1 base at 1 genomic stop codon) → MEFSSSSTSLFLLLSILPLRYFLRQRNDPKKQPHAHGLKSYPVVGIVPHFTKNKDRFLEFTTEIMKRSPTQTMSFKALGLTGGGVITANPANVEYTLKTNFGNYPKGELAVSMVVDFLGHGIFNSDGEQWQWQRKAASYEFNKRSLRNFVVDTVRSEVVERLLPLLERAERDGRTLDVQDVLERFAFDNICQVAFDEDPACLAEDSMASPQSVEFMRAFNDAQIAVRDRFMSPVKSLWGFKRLFNMEPERRMREALATIHGFAERIVRERRERGKAGLARSDDFLSRFAASGEHSDESLRDVVTNFLLAGRDTTSSALTWFFWVLSGRPDVEDKIVREIHAVRRASGSTSDATFSFDELRDMQYLHAAITESMRLYPPVAMDTHSCKVDDFLPDGTFVGKGWLVTYXAYAMARVEDIWGADCEEFRPERWLDEVGAFRPESPFKYPVFHAGPRMCLGKEMADIQMKSIVASVLERFSLQYAGGEGHPGLVLSVTLRMKGGLPMQVATRG, encoded by the exons ATGGAATTCTCCTCGAGTTCaacctctctcttcctcctcctctctatcCTGCCTCTCCGCTACTTTCTTCGCCAGCGCAACGACCCCAAGAAGCAGCCTCACGCCCATGGGCTCAAGTCCTACCCCGTCGTCGGCATAGTGCCGCACTTCACCAAGAACAAGGACCGCTTCCTTGAGTTTACAACCGAAATCATGAAGCGGAGCCCCACGCAAACCATGTCGTTCAAGGCGCTAGgtctcaccggcggcggcgtcatcaCCGCCAACCCGGCCAATGTCGAGTATACGCTGAAGACTAACTTCGGTAACTACCCCAAGGGCGAGCTCGCCGTGTCCATGGTCGTGGACTTCCTCGGCCATGGCATCTTCAACTCCGACGGCgagcagtggcagtggcagcggAAGGCCGCCAGCTACGAGTTCAACAAGCGCTCGCTGAGGAACTTCGTGGTGGACACCGTCAGGTCCGAGGTCGTCGAGAGGCTGCTGCCGCTTCTGGAGCGGGCGGAGCGCGACGGCCGGACGCTGGATGTGCAGGACGTGCTGGAGCGCTTCGCGTTCGACAACATCTGCCAAGTCGCCTTCGACGAGGACCCGGCTTGCCTCGCCGAGGACAGCATGGCCTCGCCCCAGAGCGTGGAGTTCATGCGCGCGTTCAACGATGCGCAGATTGCCGTGAGGGACCGGTTCATGTCGCCGGTCAAGTCGCTGTGGGGCTTCAAGAGGCTGTTCAACATGGAGCCCGAGAGGCGAATGCGGGAGGCGCTCGCCACGATCCACGGCTTCGCCGAGCGGATCGTCCGGGAGCGCAGGGAGAGAGGGAAGGCCGGACTGGCGCGCAGTGACGACTTCCTCTCGCGCTTCGCCGCGAGCGGCGAGCACAGCGACGAGAGCCTCCGCGACGTGGTCACAaacttcctcctcgccgggcgCGACACGACGTCGTCGGCGTTGACCTGGTTCTTCTGGGTACTGTCCGGTCGGCCCGACGTGGAGGACAAGATCGTACGCGAGATCCACGCGGTGCGGCGCGCGTCCGGTAGCACAAGCGACGCGACGTTCAGCTTTGATGAGCTGCGTGACATGCAATACCTCCATGCCGCCATCACGGAGTCTATGCGGCTGTACCCACCAGTGGCCATGGACACGCACAGCTGCAAGGTGGACGACTTCCTGCCGGATGGCACGTTCGTGGGGAAAGGGTGGCTAGTGACGTACTGAGCGTACGCGATGGCACGGGTGGAGGACATCTGGGGCGCGGATTGTGAGGAGTTCAGGCCAGAGCGGTGGCTAGACGAGGTCGGCGCGTTCCGGCCGGAGAGCCCGTTCAAGTACCCGGTGTTCCACGCGGGGCCGAGGATGTGCCTCGGCAAGGAGATGGCCGACATACAGATGAAGTCCATTGTAGCATCTGTGCTCGAGAGGTTCAGTCTCCAGtatgccggcggcgagggacacCCGGGGCTCGTGCTCTCGGTGACG TTGCGCATGAAGGGCGGTTTGCCGATGCAAGTGGCCACGAGAGGTTGA
- the LOC127756379 gene encoding cytochrome P450 CYP94D108-like, with protein sequence MEFSSSSTSLFLLLSILPLLYFLCQRHDPKKQPHAHGLKSYPVVGTLPHFAKNKDRFLEFITEIMKRSPTHTLSFKALGLTGGVITANPANVEYTLKTNFGNYPKGELAVSMLVDFLGHGIFNSDGEQWQWQRKAASYEFNKRSLRNFVVDTVRSEVVERLLPLLERAERDGRTLDVQDVLERFAFDNICHVAFDEDPACLAEDSMASPQSAKFMRAFSDAQNAVMDRFMSPVKSRWRFKRLFNMEPERQMREALATIHGFAERIVRERRERGEAGLARSDDFLSRFAASGDHSDESLRDVVTNFLIAGRDTTSTALTWFFWLLSGRPDVEDKIVREIHAVRRASGGTGDPTFNLDELRDMQYLHAAITESMRLYPPVAMDSHSCKEDDFLPDGTFVGKGWFVSYSAYAMARVEDIWGADCEEFRPERWLDEAGAFRPESPFKYPVFHAGPRMCLGKEMAYIQMKSIVASVLERFSLRYAGGEGHPGFVLWLTLRMKGGLPMQVTTRG encoded by the coding sequence ATGGAATTCTCCTCGAGTTCAAcgtctctcttcctcctcctctctatcCTGCCTCTCCTCTACTTTCTTTGCCAGCGCCACGACCCCAAGAAGCAGCCTCACGCCCATGGGCTCAAGTCCTACCCCGTCGTCGGCACACTGCCGCACTTCGCCAAGAACAAGGATCGCTTCCTTGAGTTTATAACCGAAATCATGAAGCGGAGCCCCACGCACACCTTGTCGTTCAAGGCGCTCGGCCTCACCGGCGGCGTCATCACCGCCAACCCGGCCAATGTCGAGTATACGCTGAAGACTAACTTTGGTAACTACCCCAAGGGCGAGCTCGCCGTGTCCATGCTCGTCGACTTCCTCGGCCATGGCATCTTCAACTCCGACGGCgagcagtggcagtggcagcggAAGGCCGCCAGCTACGAGTTCAACAAGCGCTCGCTGAGGAACTTCGTGGTGGACACCGTCAGGTCCGAGGTCGTCGAgaggctgctgccgctgctggagCGGGCGGAGCGCGACGGCCGGACGCTGGACGTGCAGGACGTGCTGGAGCGCTTCGCGTTCGACAACATCTGCCATGTCGCCTTCGACGAGGACCCGGCGTGCCTCGCCGAGGACAGCATGGCCTCGCCCCAGAGCGCGAAGTTCATGCGCGCGTTCAGTGACGCGCAGAATGCCGTGATGGACCGGTTCATGTCGCCGGTCAAGTCGCGGTGGCGCTTCAAGAGGCTGTTCAACATGGAGCCCGAGAGGCAGATGCGGGAGGCGCTCGCCACGATCCACGGCTTCGCCGAGCGGATCGTCCGGGAGCgcagggagagaggggaggccgggCTGGCGCGCAGTGACGACTTCCTGTCGCGCTTCGCCGCGAGCGGCGATCACAGCGACGAGAGCCTCCGTGACGTGGTGACCAACTTCCTCATCGCCGGGCGCGACACGACGTCGACGGCGTTGACCTGGTTCTTCTGGCTACTGTCCGGCCGGCCCGACGTGGAGGACAAGATCGTACGCGAGATCCACGCAGTGCGGCGCGCTTCCGGTGGCACAGGCGACCCGACGTTCAACTTGGACGAGCTGCGTGACATGCAATACCTCCATGCCGCCATCACCGAGTCCATGCGGCTGTACCCACCCGTGGCCATGGACTCGCACAGCTGCAAGGAGGACGACTTCCTGCCGGACGGCACGTTCGTGGGGAAAGGGTGGTTTGTGTCCTACAGCGCGTACGCGATGGCACGGGTGGAGGACATCTGGGGCGCGGACTGTGAGGAGTTCAGGCCAGAGCGGTGGCTAGACGAGGCCGGCGCGTTCCGGCCGGAGAGCCCGTTCAAGTACCCGGTTTTCCACGCGGGGCCGAGGATGTGTCTCGGCAAGGAGATGGCCTACATTCAGATGAAGTCCATTGTAGCATCTGTGCTTGAGAGGTTCAGTCTCCGGTATGCCGGTGGCGAGGGACACCCGGGGTTCGTGCTCTGGTTGACGTTGCGCATGAAGGGCGGTTTACCGATGCAAGTGACCACTAGAGGTTGA